A region of the Sodalis ligni genome:
TGATTGCATGTAATTGAAAAATTGGGTTATAGTCACCTTGCTACGGCTCAATCCGTAGTCGGGGTTAGCAGCCTGGAACACTACTGGCGATATTGCATGCAAAACGCATGCTCTTGGTCGACGCTTTGGCACACCATAATGAACGCAGTTTAAAATTGTGTTTATCTATGTCTATGGTGGCTCAGGTGAGGCAGCCCTCGGGCTGGCCGGTTTCCAGTAGTGCCGGTACTGCTAACCTCGTCTGGGCTACCACCCATGGGATTAGCAGCTCTGGTGGTAGTTTTCATCATAAACTACTGTGAAGCGATTCTATGCCTAAGATACGTTCTTTACCTTCCCCTCCGATTAATCAATTACGGGGGAAAGCATAATGTTTGATAACACACATCTCACCATTGAAGAAGTTGTCGACCATTGTCGCGCCCTGACTCATGCCATTAGTGAAATTCAACATCCGGTGTACAGAGAATTGCTGCTATTTATACTCTTTGAACGACTGGAATTACTTAACCTTACGCTGGAAATGGAAATTCAGGAGGAGTGATTTCTGGATTAACTATTGACGGTTTAAGATAATGCCTTATCTGAATAAACTAATGTTATTTGATATGTTATGAAATAATTCTATTAAGGCGTTTTAAAACGAAGTCACCATAAAATAGAATCATGGGGGTAATATCTATTTTAGAACTTCCCTTTTAGTTGCTATATACAAGGAAAATTTGATCGCTTAAATATAGAGTTGGATATTTAATGAACAATAGTAAGCTATTGTTAATGACCATCACAATTAAAATCAAATGTCAATGTCCGTTTTGTTTGGTGTTTGAAATCCCGAAAAGTACATACTGTAGACATGCAAATCGAGTAGTCATCACCCTGTATATTTTAATTTATTAATGATTATGCATAGGAAAAATCATCTACCTGCGGGTTGCATGTGTCGTCAGGCAGGTTAATTTTATGGAGGTA
Encoded here:
- a CDS encoding ash family protein encodes the protein MVAQVRQPSGWPVSSSAGTANLVWATTHGISSSGGSFHHKLL